The following proteins come from a genomic window of Diprion similis isolate iyDipSimi1 chromosome 8, iyDipSimi1.1, whole genome shotgun sequence:
- the LOC124408553 gene encoding myelin regulatory factor-like protein isoform X1, translated as MEFPWAIQHHPDSSQSTPGHPVEHEDSGVIPHSATRRLLTQVAGRGDFVGGIDNEALDFSQLEDFINSDSEQPASYFAHTLAHNEGGVAPNTSSRVQEATATQQQPSRLPSPITQNPVSVAKTVTNNVTSSNSYKDPQTYVHPHSLPESPPDSGSEPPYSPPGHHESHVHSPLLDQKSAALQEILLHHPGNATNYAPGPLPPSPRALAPSNDQLLLTHPVLTPLLAPGTPTLPTQPQLGGALVSLPHEHSPGGITTLYSSLQSGPKKRKLSQDGLIHVKQEPELGTVEHSCSSSNAVMDGDDVSGDNNYVDASYQCIRFHPFQQTTWHALCDHNLKELPVPYYRVDADKGFNFSNSDDAFVCQKKNHFQITCRAQLQGEAVFVKTGEGLKKISSFQLHFYGVKVESPTQTIRVEQSQSDRSKKPFHPVVAGSRVELGGERVTKVTVGRLHFSETTSNNMRKKGKPNPDQRYFHLVVGLHAHTADHASYQVVAHASERIIVRAFTQASNPGQFESEGSGVGAEGGWQRGAAPDSVYHAGRVGINTDRPDEALVVHGNMKLTGHIVQPSDVRAKQNVEEVDTREQLRNVQQLRVVRYRYAPEFALHSGLGMKPQEDTGVIAQEVQRILPEAVLPAGDIVLPNGQRIDNFLVVNKERIFMENIGAVKELCKVTDSLETRIDQLEKINKRLAKLKRGDSLKSSVSTVSSISSSKYTPSIGAKSTIPRRCSRPERDEELLCSNKFIQIVIVILILIMAFCLVAMATLYFLEYQKRNYNPSPAASDGMLSVGPSRAPTVPSTPGYDPQFNPLLHSTLPPSHTSLGIYTKGSSAQAFTKSSMISTQAPLTKQQLYTKETTWYPGHTRPQPRPEKPSEYDNNWLDRISPGQVPSGVYEHDSATDEDASQVAEKPGPLGKPAECISRYSELDTRCQIYCCTSEIPQLKTPDLQLQKKSLSDHLVQPLSIIPEDKRKSGKNSQNRITPSDPDTQVLLKENTYKYLHLRSKREAAGGGDWREFASNAAGSIPPEPRPSLYLIGNGFNVSLDQRYCSTFSSNTPNNYSCHIPLSKHMPDTQITLQFVGIQQNVEQCPPSANVATDESVGCGYTTQQQYPPTLSNVDSGTFSLDVASYLRKTLTFRLSTMKPKENLCNSQHGGDYTEFTLNFYRDCKESS; from the exons TGAGGGGGGTGTTGCACCAAATACGAGCTCCAGGGTGCAGGAAGCGACGGCGACGCAGCAGCAACCATCCAGATTGCCCTCGCCGATTACCCAAAACCCTGTTTCGGTAGCAAAAACCGTCACAAACAACGTAACTTCGTCGAATTCTTACAAAGATCCACAAACCTACGTCCATCC gcACTCACTTCCAGAAAGTCCACCAGATAGTGGAAGTGAACCACCTTACTCACCACCTGGACATCACGAATCTCATGTACATTCTCCAC tcctAGATCAAAAGTCGGCAGCTCTTCAAGAAATCCTGTTACACCATCCAGGAAATGCTACAAATTACGCACCTGGCCCACTGCCACCTTCACCCAGAGCATTAGCTCCGTCGAATGATCAACTTCTGCTGACACACCCTGTCCTTACGCCCCTCTTGGCTCCTGGCACTCCTACGCTTCCTACACAACCGCAATTAGGAGGTGCTCTGGTATCCTTGCCACATGAACACAGTCCCGGCGGCATAACAACTCTCTATTCGTCGCTGCAGTCTGGAcctaagaaaagaaaacttagTCAAGACGGACTCATCCATGTTAAGCAG GAACCAGAACTTGGAACGGTGGAGCATAGCTGCAGTAGTAGCAACGCAGTAATGGATGGAGATGATGTTTCCGGGGACAATAATTATGTAGATGCCAGTTACCAGTGCATTCGATTTCATCCGTTCCAACAAACTACTTGGCATGCTCTCTGTGACCACAATCTTAAAGAACTACCTGTACCATATTATAGAGTTGATGCGGACAAGGGGTTCAATTTCAGTAATTCAGATGACGCTTTTGTTTGCCAGAAAAAGAATCACTTCCAG ATCACATGCCGTGCACAGTTGCAAGGGGAGGCAGTATTTGTCAAAACTGGTGAAGGTTTGAAAAAGATCAGCAGTTTTCAACTACACTTCTATGGTGTTAAAGTGGAGTCTCCAACACAAACAATCAGAGTGGAGCAGAGTCAAAGCGATAGGAGCAAAAAACCTTTTCATCCAGTGGT AGCCGGTTCTAGGGTTGAATTGGGAGGTGAACGTGTCACTAAGGTGACAGTAGGTCGTCTGCACTTTAGTGAAACAACAAGCAATAACatgagaaagaaaggaaaaccaAATCCAGACCAGAGGTATTTCCACTTAGTCGTTGGCTTGCATGCTCATACTGCTGATCACGCAAGCTATCAAGTTGTTGCCCATGCCTCTGAAAGGATCATTGTCAGG GCTTTTACGCAGGCGAGCAACCCTGGGCAATTTGAGTCTGAGGGAAGCGGAGTTGGTGCTGAAGGGGGATGGCAACGAGGCGCTGCTCCTGACAGTGTTTATCATGCTGGCAGAGTTGGAATAAACACAGACAGACCTGACGAAGCTCTTGTGGTTCATGGAAATATGAAG TTAACAGGGCATATCGTACAACCGAGCGACGTGAGAGCGAAGCAGAATGTCGAAGAGGTTGATACAAGAGAGCAACTAAGAAATGTCCAGCAACTACGAGTAGTTCGGTATCGTTATGCTCCCGAGTTCGCATTACACTCTGGTCTGGGAATGAAGCCTCAGGAAGATACTGGCGTCATTGCACAAGAAGTCCAGCGGATTTTGCCAGAAGCTGTTTTACCTGCAGGAGATATCGTTTTGCCAAATGGACAGAggatagataattttttggtaGTTAACAAAGAGAGAATATTTATGGAAAACATCGGTGCTGTGAAAGAACTTTGCAAG GTAACGGACAGCTTGGAAACCAGAATAGATCAgctagaaaaaattaacaaacggTTAGCAAAATTAAAGAGAGGAGACAGCCTAAAAAGCTCTGTTAGTACAGTTTCAAGCATTTCAAGCAGTAAATACACACCTTCCATTGGAGCTAAATCTACAATTCCCCGACGGTGCAGCAGACCTGAAAGAGATGAGGAACTTCTCTGCAGcaacaaatttattcaaatcgtTATTGTTATACTCATTCTCATAATGGCCTTctg TCTTGTAGCAATGGCCACATTATACTTTCTGGAATATCAGAAACGCAATTACAATCCGTCTCCAGCAGCAAGTGATGGCATGTTGTCTGTAGGACCATCACGTGCACCAACTGTACCAAGTACACCGGGCTACGATCCGCAGTTCAATCCCCTTCTACATAGTACTCTGCCGCCATCTCATACTTCTCTTGGAATTTATACAAAAGGCTCAAGTGCCCAGGCCTTCACAAAAAGCAGCATGATTTCTACGCAAGCTCCGCTAACAAAACAACAGCTTTACACAAAGGAGACTACGTGGTATCCGGGACACACGAGGCCTCAACCAAGACCTGAAAAACcaag TGAGTATGATAATAACTGGTTGGATAGAATTAGCCCGGGACAAGTTCCAAGCGGCGTGTATGAGCATGATTCTGCAACTGATGAGGATGCTTCGCAAGTAGCCGAAAAACCAGGACCATTAGGGAAGCCAGCAGAATGTATTTCTCGATACTCTGAACTCGACACCCGCTGCCag ATCTACTGCTGCACATCTGAAATTCCCCAACTAAAAACACCTGATCTCCAACTACAAAAGAAGTCGCTTT CAGATCATTTGGTGCAGCCGTTGAGTATTATTCCTGAAGACAAACGAAAAagcggaaaaaattctcagaacAGAATTACACCATCAGACCCTGACACCCAGGTACTATTAAAAgag AATACCTACAAGTACCTTCATTTGCGTTCGAAACGTGAAGCAGCAGGTGGTGGAGACTGGCGTGAGTTTGCAAGCAATGCTGCGGGATCAATACCACCTGAGCCGAGACCCTCACTTTACCTTATTGGAAATGGATTCAATGTTTCACTTGATCAGAGATATTGCTCTACATTTTCATCAAACACACCGAACAATTATAGCTGCCACATACCTCTGTCTAAGCATATGCCAGACACCCAGATCACCCTGCAATTTGT AGGAATCCAGCAAAATGTAGAGCAATGCCCTCCATCAGCCAACGTAGCAACGGATGAGAGTGTTGGATGCGGTTATACCACTCAACAACAATATCCACCAACCTTGAGCAATGTTGACAGTGGAACATTCTCCTTAGATGTTGCCAGCTATTTGAGGAAGACTTTGACATTCAGACTATCCACTATGAAACCGAAAGAg AATTTATGCAACAGCCAGCATGGTGGCGATTATACGGAATTTACTTTGAACTTTTATCGTGACTGTAAAGAATCAAGTTAA
- the LOC124408553 gene encoding myelin regulatory factor-like protein isoform X2, translating into MEFPWAIQHHPDSSQSTPGHPVEHEDSGVIPHSATRRLLTQVAGRGDFVGGIDNEALDFSQLEDFINSDSEQPASYFAHTLAHNEGGVAPNTSSRVQEATATQQQPSRLPSPITQNPVSVAKTVTNNVTSSNSYKDPQTYVHPHSLPESPPDSGSEPPYSPPGHHESHVHSPLLDQKSAALQEILLHHPGNATNYAPGPLPPSPRALAPSNDQLLLTHPVLTPLLAPGTPTLPTQPQLGGALVSLPHEHSPGGITTLYSSLQSGPKKRKLSQDGLIHVKQEPELGTVEHSCSSSNAVMDGDDVSGDNNYVDASYQCIRFHPFQQTTWHALCDHNLKELPVPYYRVDADKGFNFSNSDDAFVCQKKNHFQITCRAQLQGEAVFVKTGEGLKKISSFQLHFYGVKVESPTQTIRVEQSQSDRSKKPFHPVVAGSRVELGGERVTKVTVGRLHFSETTSNNMRKKGKPNPDQRYFHLVVGLHAHTADHASYQVVAHASERIIVRAFTQASNPGQFESEGSGVGAEGGWQRGAAPDSVYHAGRVGINTDRPDEALVVHGNMKLTGHIVQPSDVRAKQNVEEVDTREQLRNVQQLRVVRYRYAPEFALHSGLGMKPQEDTGVIAQEVQRILPEAVLPAGDIVLPNGQRIDNFLVVNKERIFMENIGAVKELCKVTDSLETRIDQLEKINKRLAKLKRGDSLKSSVSTVSSISSSKYTPSIGAKSTIPRRCSRPERDEELLCSNKFIQIVIVILILIMAFCLVAMATLYFLEYQKRNYNPSPAASDGMLSVGPSRAPTVPSTPGYDPQFNPLLHSTLPPSHTSLGIYTKGSSAQAFTKSSMISTQAPLTKQQLYTKETTWYPGHTRPQPRPEKPSEYDNNWLDRISPGQVPSGVYEHDSATDEDASQVAEKPGPLGKPAECISRYSELDTRCQIYCCTSEIPQLKTPDLQLQKKSLYHLVQPLSIIPEDKRKSGKNSQNRITPSDPDTQVLLKENTYKYLHLRSKREAAGGGDWREFASNAAGSIPPEPRPSLYLIGNGFNVSLDQRYCSTFSSNTPNNYSCHIPLSKHMPDTQITLQFVGIQQNVEQCPPSANVATDESVGCGYTTQQQYPPTLSNVDSGTFSLDVASYLRKTLTFRLSTMKPKENLCNSQHGGDYTEFTLNFYRDCKESS; encoded by the exons TGAGGGGGGTGTTGCACCAAATACGAGCTCCAGGGTGCAGGAAGCGACGGCGACGCAGCAGCAACCATCCAGATTGCCCTCGCCGATTACCCAAAACCCTGTTTCGGTAGCAAAAACCGTCACAAACAACGTAACTTCGTCGAATTCTTACAAAGATCCACAAACCTACGTCCATCC gcACTCACTTCCAGAAAGTCCACCAGATAGTGGAAGTGAACCACCTTACTCACCACCTGGACATCACGAATCTCATGTACATTCTCCAC tcctAGATCAAAAGTCGGCAGCTCTTCAAGAAATCCTGTTACACCATCCAGGAAATGCTACAAATTACGCACCTGGCCCACTGCCACCTTCACCCAGAGCATTAGCTCCGTCGAATGATCAACTTCTGCTGACACACCCTGTCCTTACGCCCCTCTTGGCTCCTGGCACTCCTACGCTTCCTACACAACCGCAATTAGGAGGTGCTCTGGTATCCTTGCCACATGAACACAGTCCCGGCGGCATAACAACTCTCTATTCGTCGCTGCAGTCTGGAcctaagaaaagaaaacttagTCAAGACGGACTCATCCATGTTAAGCAG GAACCAGAACTTGGAACGGTGGAGCATAGCTGCAGTAGTAGCAACGCAGTAATGGATGGAGATGATGTTTCCGGGGACAATAATTATGTAGATGCCAGTTACCAGTGCATTCGATTTCATCCGTTCCAACAAACTACTTGGCATGCTCTCTGTGACCACAATCTTAAAGAACTACCTGTACCATATTATAGAGTTGATGCGGACAAGGGGTTCAATTTCAGTAATTCAGATGACGCTTTTGTTTGCCAGAAAAAGAATCACTTCCAG ATCACATGCCGTGCACAGTTGCAAGGGGAGGCAGTATTTGTCAAAACTGGTGAAGGTTTGAAAAAGATCAGCAGTTTTCAACTACACTTCTATGGTGTTAAAGTGGAGTCTCCAACACAAACAATCAGAGTGGAGCAGAGTCAAAGCGATAGGAGCAAAAAACCTTTTCATCCAGTGGT AGCCGGTTCTAGGGTTGAATTGGGAGGTGAACGTGTCACTAAGGTGACAGTAGGTCGTCTGCACTTTAGTGAAACAACAAGCAATAACatgagaaagaaaggaaaaccaAATCCAGACCAGAGGTATTTCCACTTAGTCGTTGGCTTGCATGCTCATACTGCTGATCACGCAAGCTATCAAGTTGTTGCCCATGCCTCTGAAAGGATCATTGTCAGG GCTTTTACGCAGGCGAGCAACCCTGGGCAATTTGAGTCTGAGGGAAGCGGAGTTGGTGCTGAAGGGGGATGGCAACGAGGCGCTGCTCCTGACAGTGTTTATCATGCTGGCAGAGTTGGAATAAACACAGACAGACCTGACGAAGCTCTTGTGGTTCATGGAAATATGAAG TTAACAGGGCATATCGTACAACCGAGCGACGTGAGAGCGAAGCAGAATGTCGAAGAGGTTGATACAAGAGAGCAACTAAGAAATGTCCAGCAACTACGAGTAGTTCGGTATCGTTATGCTCCCGAGTTCGCATTACACTCTGGTCTGGGAATGAAGCCTCAGGAAGATACTGGCGTCATTGCACAAGAAGTCCAGCGGATTTTGCCAGAAGCTGTTTTACCTGCAGGAGATATCGTTTTGCCAAATGGACAGAggatagataattttttggtaGTTAACAAAGAGAGAATATTTATGGAAAACATCGGTGCTGTGAAAGAACTTTGCAAG GTAACGGACAGCTTGGAAACCAGAATAGATCAgctagaaaaaattaacaaacggTTAGCAAAATTAAAGAGAGGAGACAGCCTAAAAAGCTCTGTTAGTACAGTTTCAAGCATTTCAAGCAGTAAATACACACCTTCCATTGGAGCTAAATCTACAATTCCCCGACGGTGCAGCAGACCTGAAAGAGATGAGGAACTTCTCTGCAGcaacaaatttattcaaatcgtTATTGTTATACTCATTCTCATAATGGCCTTctg TCTTGTAGCAATGGCCACATTATACTTTCTGGAATATCAGAAACGCAATTACAATCCGTCTCCAGCAGCAAGTGATGGCATGTTGTCTGTAGGACCATCACGTGCACCAACTGTACCAAGTACACCGGGCTACGATCCGCAGTTCAATCCCCTTCTACATAGTACTCTGCCGCCATCTCATACTTCTCTTGGAATTTATACAAAAGGCTCAAGTGCCCAGGCCTTCACAAAAAGCAGCATGATTTCTACGCAAGCTCCGCTAACAAAACAACAGCTTTACACAAAGGAGACTACGTGGTATCCGGGACACACGAGGCCTCAACCAAGACCTGAAAAACcaag TGAGTATGATAATAACTGGTTGGATAGAATTAGCCCGGGACAAGTTCCAAGCGGCGTGTATGAGCATGATTCTGCAACTGATGAGGATGCTTCGCAAGTAGCCGAAAAACCAGGACCATTAGGGAAGCCAGCAGAATGTATTTCTCGATACTCTGAACTCGACACCCGCTGCCag ATCTACTGCTGCACATCTGAAATTCCCCAACTAAAAACACCTGATCTCCAACTACAAAAGAAGTCGCTTT ATCATTTGGTGCAGCCGTTGAGTATTATTCCTGAAGACAAACGAAAAagcggaaaaaattctcagaacAGAATTACACCATCAGACCCTGACACCCAGGTACTATTAAAAgag AATACCTACAAGTACCTTCATTTGCGTTCGAAACGTGAAGCAGCAGGTGGTGGAGACTGGCGTGAGTTTGCAAGCAATGCTGCGGGATCAATACCACCTGAGCCGAGACCCTCACTTTACCTTATTGGAAATGGATTCAATGTTTCACTTGATCAGAGATATTGCTCTACATTTTCATCAAACACACCGAACAATTATAGCTGCCACATACCTCTGTCTAAGCATATGCCAGACACCCAGATCACCCTGCAATTTGT AGGAATCCAGCAAAATGTAGAGCAATGCCCTCCATCAGCCAACGTAGCAACGGATGAGAGTGTTGGATGCGGTTATACCACTCAACAACAATATCCACCAACCTTGAGCAATGTTGACAGTGGAACATTCTCCTTAGATGTTGCCAGCTATTTGAGGAAGACTTTGACATTCAGACTATCCACTATGAAACCGAAAGAg AATTTATGCAACAGCCAGCATGGTGGCGATTATACGGAATTTACTTTGAACTTTTATCGTGACTGTAAAGAATCAAGTTAA